From Pseudarthrobacter equi, a single genomic window includes:
- a CDS encoding universal stress protein: protein MTSERFSGTAPLLVGIMPKQHPEVLHTAASLAARLGQPLVCAYVDEASYLVEWDPARSAHRLSLHPDADDGDIRALTTGLKADIMAAMEKVPAGSGAVAWTLRTLAGDPARALARLAAETNAPMIVVGTSERGFSHRLSEALNGSVGAWLSHHQSLPVLVVPYRMPAHEDS from the coding sequence ATGACATCGGAACGGTTCAGCGGTACCGCCCCGCTACTGGTGGGCATCATGCCGAAGCAGCACCCGGAAGTCCTCCACACCGCTGCCAGCCTGGCCGCCCGGCTGGGCCAGCCATTGGTCTGCGCGTATGTGGACGAGGCCAGCTACCTGGTGGAATGGGACCCCGCACGCTCCGCCCACCGGCTTTCCCTCCATCCTGACGCCGATGACGGGGACATCCGCGCCCTGACCACCGGACTGAAGGCGGACATCATGGCGGCGATGGAAAAGGTGCCTGCCGGCAGCGGAGCGGTGGCATGGACGCTGCGCACGCTCGCCGGGGATCCCGCCCGGGCGTTGGCCCGGCTGGCCGCCGAAACCAACGCACCCATGATCGTGGTGGGCACCTCGGAACGTGGATTCTCACACCGGCTTTCGGAGGCGCTCAACGGATCGGTGGGCGCCTGGCTCAGCCACCACCAGAGCCTGCCGGTCCTGGTGGTTCCGTACAGGATGCCGGCGCACGAGGACAGCTGA
- a CDS encoding metal-sensitive transcriptional regulator, translating to MDATEQAEAAPPSELAQEQEQHAPEHGYTANKDAYLRRLKRIEGQVRGIARMVDEDKYCIDILTQVSAVTKALHAVSLGLVEEHIGHCVVGAAAEPDPEARAEAIDAKVKEAAEAIGRLLR from the coding sequence ATGGACGCCACCGAACAGGCAGAAGCCGCGCCACCCTCGGAATTAGCGCAGGAGCAGGAGCAGCACGCACCGGAGCACGGGTACACGGCCAACAAGGACGCCTACCTGCGCCGCCTCAAACGCATTGAAGGCCAGGTCCGGGGCATTGCACGGATGGTGGACGAGGACAAATACTGCATCGACATCCTCACCCAGGTTTCCGCCGTCACCAAGGCGCTGCACGCCGTCAGCCTGGGGTTGGTGGAAGAGCACATCGGCCACTGCGTAGTGGGCGCCGCTGCTGAGCCGGACCCGGAAGCACGCGCCGAAGCCATCGATGCCAAGGTCAAGGAAGCTGCTGAAGCCATCGGCCGCCTGCTCCGCTGA
- a CDS encoding heavy-metal-associated domain-containing protein — MSTTSPTTTKVSVSGMTCGHCISAVSEELEALSGVEAVDVDLNAGGISTVTITSTGKLSPSEIGEAVAEAGYLVVANEA, encoded by the coding sequence ATGAGCACCACCTCCCCCACCACCACGAAAGTCAGCGTCTCCGGCATGACCTGCGGCCACTGCATTTCCGCCGTCAGTGAGGAGCTCGAAGCCCTCAGCGGCGTCGAAGCCGTGGACGTTGACCTCAACGCCGGCGGCATTTCCACCGTCACCATCACCTCCACGGGCAAACTGTCACCCTCCGAAATCGGTGAAGCCGTGGCCGAGGCCGGCTACCTGGTCGTCGCCAACGAAGCGTAG
- a CDS encoding heavy metal translocating P-type ATPase gives MNHQELLQPSGIRVVELDIEGMTCASCVNRVEKKLGKLEGVAASVNLPLESAHVTAPAGITDEQLVATVNAAGYTATVRTPPAPADTGGPDAGGTDHHMAHGGTAAQLRPRLILAAILTVPVFLVSMVPAFQFPHWGWAAGALALPVVTWAAWPFHRAAAVNARHLASTMDTLVSIGVTAAYLFSAWQLAADPRMTEHPGMEGMDAGGLYFEVAAVVTTFLLLGRYLEANAKQKAGDALKALLNLGAKDAAVLRDGVEYRVPADRLQVGDVLVVRPGEKIATDGVVLDGTSAVDASLVTGESVPVEVGPDSKVTGATINTSGRLLVRATRVGAETTLAQMARLVSQAQTGKAPIARLADRISAVFVPVVLAIAAATFLLWLLVAGPEAGDAGLRQAFTAAVAVLVIACPCALGLATPVGLLTGSGRGAQLGILIKGPQVLEDTRTVDTILLDKTGTVTTGVLAVGSTTAFGPFDEQQVLRLAGAVEAASEHPVARAIAAAAKEAAHAGPGSAADDDSRLPNVDGFRSAPGGGVTGTVEGRLVLAGRSGWLRDNGIEPSPAQLEALAEAEAAGATAVWVAVDGVPAGIISLRDTVKEGSAAAVARLKDLGLRPILLTGDNAAVAAQVAAAVGIPPADVYAGVLPEGKVEAVRRLQAAGATVAMAGDGVNDAAALAQADLGIAMGSGTDVAIEAADLTVMGNDLAQVAQAIELSRRTLATIKTNLFWAFFYNAVGIPVAALGLLNPMIAGAAMAASSVLVVANSLRLRSFGK, from the coding sequence ATGAACCACCAGGAACTGCTGCAACCGTCCGGTATCCGCGTGGTGGAACTGGACATCGAGGGCATGACCTGCGCTTCCTGCGTCAACCGGGTGGAGAAGAAGCTCGGCAAACTGGAGGGCGTGGCGGCCTCGGTCAACCTCCCCCTGGAATCAGCCCATGTCACGGCACCGGCGGGAATCACCGACGAACAGCTGGTGGCTACCGTCAATGCCGCCGGTTACACCGCCACGGTGCGCACCCCGCCGGCCCCCGCGGACACCGGCGGACCGGATGCGGGTGGCACTGACCATCACATGGCGCACGGCGGCACGGCCGCGCAGCTGCGTCCGCGCCTGATCCTGGCCGCCATCCTCACAGTTCCCGTGTTCCTGGTATCCATGGTTCCGGCGTTCCAGTTTCCACACTGGGGCTGGGCGGCAGGAGCCCTGGCGCTGCCGGTCGTCACGTGGGCGGCCTGGCCGTTTCACCGCGCCGCGGCCGTCAATGCCCGGCATCTCGCCTCCACCATGGACACGCTGGTCTCGATCGGCGTCACGGCAGCCTACCTGTTCTCAGCCTGGCAGCTGGCAGCCGATCCGCGGATGACCGAGCACCCGGGCATGGAGGGCATGGACGCCGGCGGCCTCTACTTTGAGGTGGCAGCAGTGGTCACCACCTTCCTGCTCCTGGGCCGCTATCTGGAGGCCAATGCCAAGCAGAAGGCCGGGGATGCCCTCAAGGCCCTCCTTAACCTGGGTGCCAAGGACGCCGCAGTCCTTCGTGACGGGGTGGAATATCGGGTTCCCGCGGACCGGCTCCAAGTGGGGGATGTCCTGGTGGTCCGTCCGGGCGAGAAAATCGCCACCGATGGCGTGGTCCTCGATGGAACCTCAGCGGTGGACGCCTCACTGGTGACCGGCGAGTCGGTGCCCGTGGAGGTGGGCCCTGACAGCAAGGTCACCGGCGCCACCATCAACACCTCGGGCAGGCTGCTGGTCCGGGCAACCCGCGTGGGCGCCGAAACCACCCTCGCGCAAATGGCCCGCCTGGTCTCGCAGGCGCAGACAGGCAAGGCGCCCATCGCCCGCCTGGCGGACCGCATCAGCGCCGTCTTCGTCCCGGTGGTGCTGGCCATTGCCGCGGCGACGTTCCTGCTGTGGCTTCTTGTGGCAGGTCCTGAGGCCGGCGACGCCGGGTTGCGCCAGGCTTTCACTGCCGCAGTCGCCGTCCTGGTCATTGCCTGCCCGTGCGCGCTGGGCCTCGCCACACCGGTGGGGCTCCTGACCGGCAGCGGGCGCGGGGCCCAATTGGGCATCCTCATCAAGGGGCCGCAGGTCCTCGAAGACACCCGCACGGTGGACACCATCCTGCTGGACAAGACGGGCACCGTGACCACCGGTGTGCTGGCGGTCGGCTCCACCACCGCGTTCGGCCCCTTCGATGAGCAGCAGGTGCTGCGGCTCGCCGGGGCGGTGGAGGCGGCATCGGAACACCCCGTGGCGCGGGCCATCGCGGCGGCGGCCAAGGAGGCCGCCCACGCTGGCCCGGGCAGTGCCGCGGACGACGACAGCCGCTTGCCCAATGTCGACGGCTTCCGTTCCGCACCGGGCGGCGGCGTCACCGGAACAGTGGAGGGCAGGCTGGTCCTGGCCGGACGCAGCGGCTGGCTCCGCGACAACGGCATTGAGCCATCCCCGGCGCAGCTGGAGGCACTGGCAGAAGCAGAAGCGGCCGGCGCCACGGCCGTCTGGGTGGCCGTGGACGGTGTCCCCGCAGGAATCATCAGCCTTCGGGACACGGTCAAGGAAGGCTCTGCCGCTGCGGTGGCACGGCTGAAGGACCTTGGCCTGCGCCCCATCCTGCTGACCGGAGACAACGCCGCGGTGGCCGCCCAGGTGGCTGCCGCCGTCGGGATTCCCCCCGCTGATGTCTACGCGGGAGTGCTGCCGGAAGGCAAAGTGGAGGCCGTGCGCAGGTTGCAGGCCGCGGGAGCAACAGTGGCCATGGCCGGTGACGGCGTGAACGACGCCGCAGCCCTCGCGCAGGCGGACCTGGGGATCGCGATGGGGTCCGGGACGGATGTGGCCATCGAGGCCGCAGACCTCACGGTGATGGGCAACGACCTTGCCCAGGTGGCGCAGGCCATCGAGCTGTCCCGCAGGACCCTGGCCACCATCAAGACGAACCTGTTCTGGGCCTTCTTCTACAACGCCGTCGGGATCCCGGTGGCAGCGCTCGGCCTGCTCAACCCCATGATCGCGGGTGCTGCCATGGCCGCAAGTTCCGTACTGGTGGTGGCCAACTCGCTGCGGCTCCGGAGCTTCGGAAAGTAA
- a CDS encoding DUF2277 domain-containing protein, translated as MCRNIRTLHNFEPHATSEEVHAAALQYVRKISGSTKPSKANQDAFDDAVHEIAHITQHLLDALVTQAPPKDRDEEAAKARARAAVRYGAA; from the coding sequence ATGTGCCGGAACATCCGAACCCTTCACAACTTCGAACCGCACGCCACCTCCGAGGAGGTGCACGCCGCCGCGCTGCAGTATGTGCGCAAGATCAGCGGGAGCACGAAGCCGTCCAAGGCCAACCAGGACGCTTTCGATGACGCGGTCCACGAGATCGCCCACATCACCCAGCACCTGCTGGACGCGCTGGTGACGCAGGCGCCGCCGAAGGACCGCGATGAGGAAGCCGCCAAGGCCCGGGCGCGCGCCGCCGTCCGCTACGGCGCAGCCTGA
- a CDS encoding WXG100 family type VII secretion target, producing MAIWGADVQQLRQLGSKLQAGASEIETQKSTLTKVLSSTNWEGPDADKFRNEWSGQHTTMLTKVAEALKEAGDKAKRNAEEQDQASR from the coding sequence ATGGCTATTTGGGGTGCAGACGTTCAGCAGCTTCGTCAGCTGGGCAGCAAGCTTCAGGCAGGTGCGTCCGAGATTGAGACGCAGAAGTCCACTCTCACCAAGGTTTTGAGCAGCACCAACTGGGAAGGCCCCGACGCTGACAAGTTCCGCAACGAATGGTCGGGCCAGCACACCACCATGCTGACCAAGGTTGCTGAAGCACTGAAGGAAGCCGGCGACAAGGCCAAGCGCAACGCCGAAGAGCAGGACCAGGCTTCCCGCTAA
- a CDS encoding EamA family transporter, producing the protein MPAAKNHPATPSLVAPRRSFLASGLGVALFSSAVFGTSGSFGKALLETGWSPGAAVTARLTGAALILAVPAVIALKGRWHQLRDNWLTILLFGLIGVAACQLFYFNAVERLSVGVALLLEYLAPVIIVLWIWAASRKRPRALTFGGTLLSLAGLVLVLDLTGAVKVDPVGVLWGMAAAVCLAMYFFITAKENDSLPPLLLASGGLMVGAAVMWLAGATGLLPMAFNTADTTLGPWVTPWWVSLAGLVVLATVLAYVSGIMAARALGSKVASFVSLTEVLFAVIWAWLLLGELPGAIQLVGGVLIVGGVLLVRLDELRAPAPQPSPGQPTAKAGSPLEHANDVEPVP; encoded by the coding sequence GTGCCTGCCGCAAAGAACCATCCCGCCACGCCAAGCCTGGTGGCACCCCGGCGCAGTTTCCTGGCCTCCGGCCTGGGTGTCGCCCTGTTCTCGTCCGCCGTCTTCGGCACGTCGGGATCGTTCGGCAAGGCGCTCCTGGAAACGGGATGGTCCCCGGGCGCCGCCGTCACGGCACGCCTCACCGGCGCCGCGCTCATCCTCGCCGTCCCGGCGGTCATCGCCCTGAAGGGCCGCTGGCACCAGCTGCGGGACAACTGGCTCACCATTCTGCTCTTTGGCCTGATCGGCGTGGCCGCGTGCCAGTTGTTTTATTTCAACGCGGTGGAGCGGCTCTCCGTGGGCGTCGCGCTGCTGCTCGAGTACCTTGCCCCGGTGATCATCGTCCTCTGGATCTGGGCGGCCAGCCGCAAGCGTCCGCGCGCGCTCACCTTTGGGGGAACCCTGCTGTCGCTGGCTGGCCTGGTGCTGGTCCTGGATCTCACCGGTGCCGTGAAGGTGGACCCGGTGGGTGTCCTCTGGGGCATGGCCGCAGCGGTCTGCCTGGCCATGTACTTCTTCATTACGGCAAAGGAAAATGACAGCCTGCCGCCCCTTCTGCTGGCATCCGGCGGCCTGATGGTGGGTGCCGCCGTCATGTGGCTGGCCGGCGCCACGGGACTGCTGCCCATGGCGTTCAACACGGCGGACACCACACTCGGCCCCTGGGTGACCCCGTGGTGGGTTTCGCTGGCCGGCCTGGTGGTCCTGGCAACAGTGCTGGCTTACGTCTCCGGAATCATGGCGGCCCGCGCACTGGGCTCCAAGGTGGCCTCGTTTGTCTCCCTCACCGAGGTGCTGTTCGCCGTGATCTGGGCCTGGCTGCTGCTCGGCGAGTTGCCCGGCGCCATCCAGCTTGTGGGCGGTGTCCTCATCGTGGGAGGCGTCCTCCTGGTCCGGCTCGACGAACTCCGGGCCCCGGCCCCGCAACCCTCACCCGGCCAGCCGACGGCGAAGGCGGGCTCACCGCTCGAGCACGCGAACGACGTCGAACCCGTGCCCTGA
- a CDS encoding CGNR zinc finger domain-containing protein: MVFAPDTEVALRSVVNLINSGANGREALGSQQDLDGFLAAEQFSGSRARDEAELASVRRLRGELAGAWVAGEDGAVATINRLLRDANALPQLVRHDGWDWHLHATTPEAPLADRISTEAAMALADVVRSKEMDRLRVCEAEDCDAAVLDLSRNRSKRYCDTGNCANRAHVAAYRARQAAAG, translated from the coding sequence ATGGTATTTGCCCCTGACACTGAGGTTGCGCTGCGCAGCGTGGTCAACCTCATCAATTCCGGTGCCAACGGGCGCGAGGCCCTGGGATCCCAGCAGGATCTGGACGGGTTCCTGGCGGCGGAGCAGTTCTCAGGTTCCAGGGCCAGGGATGAGGCAGAGCTGGCCAGCGTCCGGCGGCTGCGCGGGGAACTGGCCGGGGCGTGGGTAGCGGGGGAAGACGGTGCCGTGGCGACGATCAACCGCCTGCTCCGCGACGCGAACGCCCTCCCCCAACTGGTCAGGCACGATGGCTGGGACTGGCATTTGCACGCCACCACGCCCGAGGCCCCGCTTGCGGACCGGATCAGCACGGAGGCCGCGATGGCACTGGCGGATGTGGTGCGCAGCAAGGAGATGGACAGGCTTCGCGTCTGCGAGGCCGAGGACTGCGACGCGGCGGTGCTGGACCTCAGCCGAAACCGCTCTAAGCGTTACTGCGATACGGGCAACTGCGCCAACCGGGCGCATGTGGCGGCCTACCGGGCACGGCAGGCCGCGGCGGGTTAG
- a CDS encoding MATE family efflux transporter, translating into MSQPSTSAPVVSRRGNAREILRLAVPAFGALVAEPLFLLADSAIIGHLGVAQLAGVGLASAVLHTVVGLMVFLAYSTTPAVARAIGDGQLGKALAAGRDGVWLAMLLGVVLAAAGFVAAEPLIGLMGAEGEVRAFAVDYLRWSMPGLVAMLLVFAGTGVLRGLQDTRTPLVVATAGFGLNIVLNLWLVYGLNWSVTGSAVGTSVAQWCMAAVYVLMVRRNAVRHGVSLLPSWRGIRSMTRVGSWLMLRTLSLRAAILVTVLVVTGQGAINLAAHQLAMTIFSFLAFALDALAIAAQALIGKELGGSNAARARVLTTTMIRWGIGFGVVTGLLLAAVAPWAGALFTPDRDVQAALAVALWILAVGQPIAGYVFVLDGVLIGAGDARYLALAGLMNVAAYAPMLAAVAFSGVSGVAGLGWLWAAFSIGYMAARALTLGLRARSDRWMVLGSA; encoded by the coding sequence GTGTCCCAACCCTCCACTTCCGCGCCTGTAGTGTCGCGCCGCGGCAATGCCCGCGAGATCCTCCGTCTCGCCGTCCCCGCGTTCGGTGCACTCGTGGCCGAACCCCTGTTCCTGCTGGCGGACTCGGCCATAATTGGACACCTGGGAGTGGCCCAGCTGGCCGGCGTGGGACTGGCCTCGGCCGTGCTGCACACCGTCGTCGGGCTGATGGTTTTCCTCGCCTACTCCACCACCCCTGCGGTGGCCCGGGCCATCGGCGACGGCCAGCTTGGGAAAGCGCTGGCGGCAGGGCGCGACGGCGTCTGGCTGGCCATGCTGCTGGGAGTCGTCCTGGCGGCAGCTGGCTTTGTGGCCGCAGAACCGCTGATCGGGCTCATGGGCGCAGAAGGCGAGGTGCGCGCCTTCGCTGTCGACTACCTCCGCTGGTCCATGCCGGGACTTGTGGCGATGCTGTTGGTCTTTGCCGGAACCGGCGTACTCCGCGGGCTGCAAGACACCCGCACCCCGCTGGTGGTGGCCACTGCCGGCTTCGGGCTGAATATCGTCCTGAATCTCTGGCTGGTTTACGGGCTTAACTGGTCCGTCACCGGCTCCGCGGTGGGCACCAGCGTGGCGCAGTGGTGCATGGCGGCGGTCTACGTGCTGATGGTGCGGCGCAACGCCGTCCGGCATGGCGTATCGCTGTTGCCCAGCTGGCGCGGCATCCGCAGCATGACCAGGGTGGGGTCCTGGCTCATGCTGCGCACGCTCAGCCTGCGGGCCGCCATCCTGGTGACGGTCCTGGTGGTGACCGGGCAGGGTGCCATTAACCTGGCGGCACACCAGCTGGCAATGACCATCTTTTCCTTCCTGGCCTTCGCCCTGGACGCGCTGGCCATCGCTGCGCAGGCGCTGATCGGCAAGGAATTGGGCGGTTCGAACGCCGCCCGGGCCCGGGTGCTGACCACCACCATGATCCGCTGGGGCATCGGCTTCGGCGTGGTCACGGGGCTGCTCCTCGCGGCGGTGGCGCCGTGGGCGGGCGCCCTCTTCACCCCCGACCGGGATGTACAGGCCGCCCTGGCGGTTGCCCTGTGGATCCTGGCTGTGGGCCAGCCGATTGCGGGCTACGTGTTTGTGCTGGACGGAGTGCTGATTGGCGCGGGGGATGCCCGCTACCTGGCCCTGGCCGGCCTGATGAATGTTGCGGCGTATGCCCCGATGCTGGCGGCTGTCGCGTTCTCCGGAGTTTCAGGGGTTGCGGGGCTCGGCTGGCTCTGGGCGGCATTCTCCATCGGATACATGGCTGCCCGGGCGCTCACGCTGGGCTTGCGCGCCCGGAGCGACCGGTGGATGGTGCTGGGTTCGGCCTAA
- a CDS encoding DoxX family protein — translation MNQSRLTTTAITALRIVLGFLFAAHGWQKFNEWTIAGTQASFAKMGVPAADVMAPAVAVLEFAGGIALVLGILTRVVAALLAIDMLGALFLVHAPAGVFAANGGYELVLLLAAAAFALALTGAGRVSVDRALFGRRNSKLAVLA, via the coding sequence ATGAACCAGTCCCGCCTTACCACCACCGCCATCACAGCCCTCCGCATTGTCCTGGGCTTCCTCTTCGCAGCCCACGGCTGGCAGAAGTTCAACGAATGGACCATTGCCGGCACCCAGGCGTCCTTCGCCAAGATGGGCGTGCCTGCCGCCGATGTGATGGCCCCGGCCGTTGCGGTCCTCGAATTCGCCGGCGGCATCGCCCTGGTCCTGGGCATCCTGACCCGCGTGGTGGCCGCCCTCCTGGCCATCGACATGCTGGGCGCCCTCTTCCTGGTGCACGCTCCGGCCGGAGTTTTCGCTGCCAACGGCGGCTACGAGCTGGTCCTGCTCCTCGCAGCTGCCGCGTTCGCACTGGCCCTCACCGGCGCCGGCCGCGTCTCCGTGGACCGCGCCCTCTTCGGGCGCAGGAACTCCAAGCTGGCAGTCCTGGCCTAA
- a CDS encoding acyl-CoA thioesterase, with product MTETGAPNSVTLRFLAAPTDVGHSGSVDAGTVLEWVDKAAYAAAVGWAKSYCVTAYVGNIHFADPVNSGDMVEVEATIVYTGRSSMHIRTVVSSSDPKGGPATMRSQCMVIFVAVGEDGKPTPVKQFGPVSAAEIEQRDHALARIKVREQIVEAMNHQEYTDAGTAERVTLRFMAAPTDVNWGGKVHGGIVMRWIDEAAYVCASRYCGKDTVAVFSGGVRFYRPLLIGHVVEVEARLVYTGTKGMHIAVHVRSGDPKGRELNLTTYCLTVMVARDGAGNSVPIPAWVPLSDEDKRLHAHARELLEIRGTAPGNRMPNHLLAKD from the coding sequence ATGACTGAGACCGGTGCGCCCAACTCCGTGACCCTCCGCTTCCTGGCGGCACCCACCGACGTTGGCCACAGCGGCTCCGTGGATGCCGGGACGGTGTTGGAGTGGGTGGACAAGGCCGCCTACGCCGCCGCCGTGGGGTGGGCGAAGTCTTACTGCGTCACGGCATACGTGGGCAACATCCACTTCGCGGATCCCGTCAACAGCGGCGACATGGTGGAGGTGGAGGCCACCATCGTCTACACCGGCCGGTCCTCCATGCACATCCGCACCGTGGTCTCCTCCAGCGACCCCAAGGGCGGCCCCGCCACCATGCGCAGCCAGTGCATGGTGATCTTCGTGGCGGTGGGCGAGGACGGCAAGCCCACCCCGGTCAAGCAGTTTGGGCCCGTCAGCGCCGCGGAGATCGAACAGCGCGACCACGCCCTGGCCCGGATCAAGGTCCGGGAACAGATCGTCGAAGCTATGAACCATCAGGAATATACCGACGCCGGAACGGCCGAGCGGGTGACGTTGCGCTTCATGGCTGCACCCACCGACGTGAACTGGGGCGGCAAGGTCCACGGCGGAATCGTCATGAGGTGGATCGATGAGGCCGCCTACGTCTGCGCGTCACGCTACTGCGGCAAGGACACGGTGGCGGTGTTCTCCGGCGGTGTCCGCTTCTACCGGCCCCTCCTGATCGGTCACGTGGTGGAGGTGGAGGCCCGCCTCGTCTACACCGGCACGAAGGGGATGCACATCGCCGTCCACGTCCGCTCCGGCGATCCCAAGGGCCGTGAACTGAACCTCACCACGTATTGCCTCACGGTCATGGTGGCGCGCGACGGCGCAGGCAACTCAGTGCCGATCCCGGCCTGGGTGCCGCTCAGCGACGAAGACAAGCGGCTTCACGCCCACGCGCGGGAACTGCTGGAGATCAGGGGCACAGCGCCGGGGAACCGGATGCCAAACCACCTTCTGGCCAAGGACTGA
- the dnaB gene encoding replicative DNA helicase — MSIAHLDEVETTRGSDASRKPPQDIPAEQSVLGGMMLSKDAIADVVEILRGQDFYRPAHETIYEAIIDLYGRGEPADAVTVSDELTKRAEINRIGGPAYLHELIQTVPTAANAGYYAEIVAERAVLRRLVNAGTKIVQLGYGSDGEVEDLVNQAQAEVYAVAERRTAEDYVVLKDVMESTVDEIEASGHRGEGMVGVPTGFYELDELTHGLHPGQMIVIAARPAVGKSTFALDFARSAAIKNNLATVMFSLEMGRNEIAMRLLSAEATIGLQDLRKGTIKDEQWSKIATTMGRMNDAPLFIDDSPNMSLMEIRAKCRRLKQQHDLKLVILDYLQLMSSGKKVESRQQEVSEFSRALKLLAKELQVPVIALSQLNRGSEQRQDKRPMVSDLRESGSIEQDADMVILLHREDVYDKESPRAGEADILIAKHRNGPTKDIVVAFQGHYSRFANMAGDAGGGGGF, encoded by the coding sequence TTGTCAATCGCGCATCTGGACGAGGTCGAAACTACCCGCGGATCAGACGCGAGCCGAAAGCCTCCGCAGGACATCCCGGCTGAGCAATCCGTCCTGGGCGGCATGATGCTGTCCAAAGATGCCATCGCCGACGTTGTGGAGATCCTCCGCGGCCAGGACTTCTACCGCCCTGCCCACGAAACCATTTACGAAGCGATCATCGATCTTTACGGCCGCGGTGAGCCCGCGGACGCCGTCACCGTCTCTGACGAGCTGACCAAGCGGGCCGAGATCAACAGGATCGGTGGCCCGGCCTACCTGCACGAGCTGATCCAGACTGTTCCCACGGCAGCCAACGCCGGCTACTACGCCGAAATCGTTGCCGAACGTGCGGTGCTGCGCCGTCTCGTCAACGCCGGGACCAAGATCGTCCAGCTGGGCTACGGCTCAGACGGCGAAGTGGAGGACCTGGTCAACCAGGCCCAGGCCGAGGTCTACGCTGTTGCCGAGCGCCGGACGGCTGAGGATTACGTGGTCCTGAAGGACGTCATGGAATCCACCGTGGACGAGATCGAGGCCTCCGGCCACCGTGGCGAAGGCATGGTGGGTGTACCCACCGGCTTCTATGAGCTCGACGAACTTACCCACGGCCTGCACCCGGGCCAGATGATCGTCATCGCAGCCCGTCCCGCGGTGGGCAAGTCCACCTTTGCGCTGGACTTCGCCCGCTCGGCGGCGATCAAGAACAACCTGGCCACCGTCATGTTCTCCCTGGAAATGGGCCGAAACGAGATTGCCATGCGCCTCCTCTCGGCCGAGGCAACCATCGGGCTGCAGGACCTCCGCAAGGGCACCATCAAGGACGAACAGTGGTCCAAGATCGCCACCACCATGGGCCGCATGAACGACGCTCCGTTGTTCATCGATGACAGCCCGAACATGTCCCTCATGGAGATCCGGGCCAAGTGCCGCCGCCTGAAGCAGCAGCATGACCTCAAGCTAGTCATCCTCGACTACCTGCAGCTCATGAGCTCCGGCAAGAAAGTGGAGTCGCGCCAGCAGGAAGTCTCCGAGTTCTCACGTGCCCTCAAGCTGCTGGCCAAGGAACTCCAGGTGCCGGTCATCGCCCTGTCCCAGCTGAACCGTGGCTCCGAGCAGCGGCAAGACAAGCGCCCCATGGTCTCGGACCTCCGTGAATCCGGCTCCATCGAGCAGGACGCCGACATGGTCATCCTGCTGCACCGTGAGGACGTCTACGACAAGGAATCCCCGCGCGCCGGTGAGGCCGACATCCTGATTGCCAAGCACCGTAACGGCCCCACCAAGGACATCGTGGTGGCGTTCCAGGGCCACTACTCCCGGTTCGCCAACATGGCCGGTGACGCCGGCGGCGGCGGAGGCTTCTAG
- a CDS encoding FMN reductase, translated as METRRITVLSAGLGVPSSSRLLADQLAASAKRQLEAAGYSVEVETVELRDLAVDIANNFVTGYAAPHLADVIAAVEASDGLIAVSPVFSASYSGLFKSFFDVLDPKSLDGKAVLLGATGGTDRHQMVLDYAMRPLFSYLRTRIAATAVFAGPQDWGAASDAGTSLASRVDRASGEFSQLLEGLQPGRKLAPMESLPFEQLLAGISGTN; from the coding sequence ATGGAAACCCGCCGCATCACCGTCCTTTCCGCCGGACTCGGCGTCCCGTCGTCGAGCCGCCTTCTTGCCGACCAGTTGGCGGCATCGGCCAAGCGGCAACTGGAGGCCGCCGGATACAGCGTGGAAGTGGAAACCGTCGAGCTGCGGGACCTGGCGGTGGACATCGCCAACAACTTCGTTACGGGCTACGCAGCCCCGCACCTGGCCGACGTGATCGCCGCGGTTGAAGCTTCAGACGGCCTCATCGCGGTGTCCCCGGTGTTCAGCGCCTCGTACAGCGGGCTCTTCAAGTCGTTCTTCGACGTGCTGGACCCCAAGTCACTGGACGGCAAGGCGGTCCTGCTGGGCGCCACCGGCGGCACGGACCGGCACCAGATGGTTCTGGACTACGCCATGCGCCCCCTGTTCAGCTACCTCCGCACCCGGATTGCAGCCACGGCCGTGTTCGCCGGGCCACAGGACTGGGGCGCAGCGAGCGACGCCGGCACCTCCCTGGCCAGCAGGGTGGACCGGGCATCCGGCGAGTTTTCGCAGCTCCTGGAAGGGCTGCAGCCGGGCCGCAAGCTGGCCCCCATGGAATCCCTTCCGTTCGAGCAGCTGCTCGCGGGAATCTCAGGAACCAACTGA